The segment CGCCCTCGATCTCGGGGCGATGAGCGTCTTCCTTTACTGCTTCCGCGAGCGGGAGAAGCTCCTCGACCTGAACGACATGTGCGCGGGATCGCGCCTGACGCCCTCGTATTTCCGCGTGGGCGGCTTCTTCCAGGACGTGCCCGACACGTTCGTGCCCGCGGTCCGGAAGTTCCTCGCGGAGTTTCCCGAGGCGCTGGCCGAGTACCAGAAGCTGCTCACGAAGAACCGGATCTGGATGAAGCGCACCATCGGCGTCGGCACCCTCTCCGCGCAGGACGCGCTGGACTTCGGCTGCACCGGCCCCACGCTGCGCGGAAGCGGCGTGAAGTACGACGTGCGCAAGGCGATGCCCTATCTCGGCTACGAGAGCTACGAGTTTGAGGTGCCGCTGGGGAAGAACGGCGACGTCTTCGACCGCTACCTCTGCCGCATCGAGGAGATGAAGCAGTCGCTGGGCATCATCCAGCAGGCGCTGGACCGGCTGCGGCCGGGACCGGTGCGCGCGAGCAACCAGTACCTCTTCCCGGCCGACCGGAGCGACGTGAAGCTGGGGATGGAGGAGCTGATCTACCACTTCAAGATCATGTCGGAAGGTTTCCGCGTCGGGCCGGGGGACGCCTACTTCTCCATCGAGAGTCCGAAAGGGGAGCTGGGCTTCTACGTCGTGGCCGACGGTGGGCCCAAGCCCTACCGCGTCCGCGTCCGGCCTCCTTCGTTCATTCACCTCATGGCGCTGGAGTCGATGTGCGTGGGACGGATGGTGGCGGACGTCGTGGCCTGCATCGGAACCATCGACATCGTGCTCGGCGAGGTGGACCGCTGATCCGATGACCACCGCCACGTTCGAGCCCGTCCTCACCAAGATCGTCGATCTTCCCGATTCGCACACGCTGAGCGTCTACAAGAAGCACGACGGCTACGAAGCGCTGAAGATCGCGCTCGGCAAGACGCCCGACGAGATCATCGACATGGTCAAGCGCTCGGGCCTGCGCGGCCGGGGGGGCGCCGGCTTCCCGGCGGGCACCAAGTGGGGCTTCGTCCCCAAGTCCACCGACAAGCCGAAGTACCTCTGCGTCAACGCCGACGAGAGCGAGCCGGGCGCGTTCAAGGACCGGCTGATCTGCCGCAAGGACCCCCACCAGCTCCTCGAGGGGACGCTGATCGCGGCCTACGCCATCGGCGCGAGCCGCGCCTACATCTACATCCGCGGCGAGTTCGCCGAGGAGTGCGCCATCCTCGATCGCGCCATCGAAGAGGCGCGGCACGCGGGGTTGATCGGGAAGAACATCCTGGGCTCCAAGTTCTCGTGCGACGTCACGATGTACCTCGGCGCCGGCGCCTACATCTGCGGCGAGGAGACCGGGCTGATCCAGTCGATCGAGGGGAAGCGAGGCTGGCCGCGTCTGAAGCCGCCGTTCCCCGCGCTCGTCGGGCTCTTCAACTGCCCGACCGTCGTGAACAACGTGGAGACGCTGGCCTGCGTGCCGCACATCGTGAAGCGCGGCTGGGAGTGGTTCGCGGGGATCGGGCCGGAGCGAAACACCGGGCCCAAGCTCTACGGGCTCTCGGGGCACGTGAAGCGCCCCGGCGTCTACGAGGCGCCGATGGGGACGCCGCTCCGCGCGCTG is part of the Candidatus Binatia bacterium genome and harbors:
- the nuoD gene encoding NADH dehydrogenase (quinone) subunit D, producing the protein MPATSELAPEFKTITINMGPQHPSTHGVLRLIIELDGETVVSLKPVMGYLHTGMEKIMESKTYTKSITVTDRMDYLSPLGNNMGYVGAVEKILGTEVPDRAKTLRIIFLEIMRISSHLVWLGTHALDLGAMSVFLYCFREREKLLDLNDMCAGSRLTPSYFRVGGFFQDVPDTFVPAVRKFLAEFPEALAEYQKLLTKNRIWMKRTIGVGTLSAQDALDFGCTGPTLRGSGVKYDVRKAMPYLGYESYEFEVPLGKNGDVFDRYLCRIEEMKQSLGIIQQALDRLRPGPVRASNQYLFPADRSDVKLGMEELIYHFKIMSEGFRVGPGDAYFSIESPKGELGFYVVADGGPKPYRVRVRPPSFIHLMALESMCVGRMVADVVACIGTIDIVLGEVDR
- the nuoF gene encoding NADH-quinone oxidoreductase subunit NuoF, giving the protein MTTATFEPVLTKIVDLPDSHTLSVYKKHDGYEALKIALGKTPDEIIDMVKRSGLRGRGGAGFPAGTKWGFVPKSTDKPKYLCVNADESEPGAFKDRLICRKDPHQLLEGTLIAAYAIGASRAYIYIRGEFAEECAILDRAIEEARHAGLIGKNILGSKFSCDVTMYLGAGAYICGEETGLIQSIEGKRGWPRLKPPFPALVGLFNCPTVVNNVETLACVPHIVKRGWEWFAGIGPERNTGPKLYGLSGHVKRPGVYEAPMGTPLRALIESDEFGGGVPGGRPVKAVIPGGASCPVLRGDEIDVPMDFDSLTRAGSLFGTGTPVVMDDTVCMVRAAWITARFFAHESCGQCTPCREGTGWLQRILWKIETGEGTERDLGILLSITDNIEGNTICALGDAAAWPARGFAKKFQDEFLRHIREKRCPLDGGSLH